Proteins encoded together in one Xenopus laevis strain J_2021 chromosome 6L, Xenopus_laevis_v10.1, whole genome shotgun sequence window:
- the LOC121393078 gene encoding RNA-binding protein 12B-A-like — MKETDTAGNLYNVGLFHTQSDKSCHNLRMAVVIRLQGLPVVAGATDIRHFFSGLHIPDGGVHVTGGKLQEAFIIFATDEDARRAMSRSGGLIKKSRIGLFLSSKAEMQHTLEINRKGNKDLGATPDISKLLNVMKKGNYKKNIGNKNHVEAGFDGSGAKHNEENVPRSKYQEKKGTRPLKDNGYGYVFLYGLPYTAGKLDVKEFFHGFDVEDVHFSVNQNGSRDGNAYVKFASVEDAKASLSRDNEYIGHRYISVKLSNEQKWIEAGGPTDGRQESAYNNMEWSPRFSSKNHSRSRSPKMHRTRSRSPHDQQFYLHLLNMSYSVDRGDIKLFFGDPDIPDSQIKFLLNRNGVRTREGFVLVKNEKFYQKCLGFNKGLLNGREVWVHPITRKDMLELIESTERPQLERNNSEDPSPKRKSRDRSNLKRCMYLRNFPFNVTKSEVQKFFAGFPVDERDIFLLYDSRGIGLGEALVRFPSEHQAILAEGLNQQTFLGTEVLLRRISEEQMKELGAFPEDQKESEPKRSASYRDEYPDTAEQSFGDSDYARGSYDQPRPYRVDDFEHSSGSVRRSVERLRSPYDINQDAHFGRFHMGNQNIIDDESGPVNPPRSGGASIRLKNVPYTATVEEILDFFYGYNVVPTSVEMDYNSKGTAIVHMENYDDAAAAVYELSERPIGPRKVHMSLIRN; from the exons ATGAAGGAGACTGATACTGCTGGTAACTTATACAACGTGGGACTGTTCCATACTCAGA GTGACAAATCCTGCCACAACCTAAGAATGGCAGTAGTCATCCGCTTACAGGGGCTTCCTGTTGTTGCTGGCGCAACTGATATCCGTCATTTCTTTTCTGGATTGCATATTCCTGATGGAGGAGTTCATGTTACTGGTGGAAAGCTTCAGGAGGCCTTTATTATATTTGCAACCGATGAAGATGCTCGAAGGGCAATGAGCCGCTCAGGAGGCCTCATAAAGAAATCACGAATTGGGCTTTTTCTCAGTAGTAAGGCAGAAATGCAACATACCCTTGAGATAAatagaaaaggaaacaaagatttGGGGGCAACACCTGATATTTCAAAACTGTTAAATGTCATGAAGAAAGGCAATTATAAGAAAAACATTGGCAATAAAAACCATGTAGAAGCTGGCTTTGATGGGAGCGGAGCAAAGCACAATGAAGAAAATGTTCCAAGGTCAAAATATCAAGAAAAGAAAGGCACAAGGCCATTAAAAGATAATGGTTATGGATATGTATTTTTGTATGGGCTTCCATACACAGCAGGTAAACTTGATGTCAAAGAATTTTTTCATGGCTTCGATGTGGAAGATGTACACTTTTCTGTTAATCAAAATGGGTCTAGAGATGGAAATGCTTATGTTAAATTTGCCAGTGTTGAGGATGCTAAGGCATCTCTTTCACGTGATAATGAATACATTGGTCATAGATACATATCTGTAAAATTGAGCAATGAACAGAAGTGGATTGAAGCTGGTGGCCCAACTGATGGGAGGCAGGAGTCTGCTTATAATAATATGGAATGGTCACCCAGATTTTCTTCAAAAAATCATTCAAGGTCCAGATCTCCAAAGATGCACAGAACAAGGTCACGCTCACCTCATGATCAGCAGTTTTACTTACACCTCTTAAACATGTCATATTCTGTGGATAGAGGtgatattaaattgttttttggtGATCCAGATATTCCCGATTCACAAATTAAATTCTTACTTAATAGAAATGGTGTCCGGACAAGAGAAGGCTTTGTTTTAGtcaaaaatgaaaagttttatCAGAAATGCCTTGGCTTCAACAAAGGCCTTTTAAATGGCCGTGAAGTTTGGGTACACCCCATTACCCGAAAGGATATGTTAGAGTTAATTGAATCCACAGAGAGACCACAGCTAGAAAGAAACAACTCAGAAGACCCTTCTCCAAAGAGGAAATCCAGGGACCGTTCAAACCTAAAAAGATGTATGTATTTGAGAAACTTTCCTTTTAATGTTACTAAAAGTGAGGTTCAAAAATTCTTTGCTGGATTTCCAGTGGATGAACGTGATATTTTTTTGCTGTATGATAGTAGAGGTATTGGTCTTGGTGAAGCGCTTGTTAGATTTCCTTCGGAACACCAGGCTATCCTTGCTGAAGGATTGAATCAGCAGACATTCTTGGGAACAGAAGTGTTACTGAGACGTATCTCAGAAGAACAAATGAAAGAGCTTGGAGCCTTCCCCGAGGATCAAAAGGAGAGCGAACCAAAACGATCAGCTAGTTATAGAGATGAATATCCAGATACTGCTGAACAGAGTTTTGGGGATTCTGATTATGCACGTGGCTCGTATGACCAGCCCCGTCCTTATAGGGTCGATGACTTTGAACATAGTTCTGGAAGTGTAAGGCGTTCCGTGGAAAGGTTAAGAAGCCCATATGATATCAATCAAGATGCGCATTTTGGGAGGTTTCATATGGGAAACCAGAACATTATAGACGATGAATCTGGGCCAGTAAATCCGCCAAGGTCAGGTGGAGCGTCAATACGTTTGAAAAATGTTCCATATACTGCCACTGTTGAAGAAATTTTAGATTTCTTTTATGGTTATAATGTGGTTCCTACTTCTGTAGAAATGGATTACAACTCCAAAGGAACAGCTATAGTACATATGGAAAACTATGATGACGCTGCAGCTGCTGTTTATGAACTAAGTGAAAGGCCTATTGGACCACGTAAAGTTCATATGAGCCTAATAAGGAACTAA
- the rbm12b.1.L gene encoding uncharacterized protein LOC100158382 (The RefSeq protein has 1 substitution, 1 non-frameshifting indel compared to this genomic sequence) has translation METIIHLEGLHTDADTTDIEEFFKGLNVSDIQIVRGERGEAYIVFVSDNDAREAMKKSGSCIKNKRIVLSLSNKTEMLCAFEVYRKKVERTLEAAKQQSRKRKVEMFLAQPASLYVHLTGISQDTKEAAIIDFFTSLAVEQIIFCKGRDGSKTGNGFVKFTNAAHASEAVRFNQCLLNNKSLGVISATEEQWVNAGGTVEKNSKIREGFTKAIATVHHPPIHHPLIHHPPIHHPPIHHPPIHHPPIHQPPIHQPPIHQPPIHQPPIQQPPIQQQPLYIYILNLPPNVKKSDIRDLLEVPQLEDFNISILKSSAKGEGFVKLKNESQYQMALLAHGKHLHDYRISILPISKKVMLDIAVTYTVTSLSKDMSAVPCPQRCIHMKDLFPAATKQHIQEFFDGFPIEEYDIFLKYDKTGYFSGEALVRFPTEKVAKCAARLNKEWFMGKEVLLNSITEDQIKAFIGDASFEPTLAKH, from the coding sequence ATGGAGACAATCATTCACTTAGAGGGCCTCCATACAGATGCCGACACTACTGATATTGAAGAATTCTTTAAGGGTCTAAATGTTTCCGATATTCAGATTGTTCGAGGGGAGCGCGGAGAAGCCTATATTGTATTTGTGTCGGATAACGATGCACGGGAAGCCATGAAAAAGTCTGGCAGCtgtataaagaataaaagaattGTCCTTTCACTGAGTAACAAGACAGAAATGCTCTGCGCATTTGAGGTCTATAGAAAAAAGGTGGAAAGAACTCTGGAGGCTGCAAAGCaacaaagcagaaaaagaaaagtagaaaTGTTTTTAGCTCAACCTGCcagtttgtatgtatatttaactGGTATTTCCCAGGACACGAAAGAAGCAGCTATCATAGATTTCTTTACATCCTTAGCTGTAGAACAGATAATATTTTGTAAAGGCCGCGATGGCTCAAAAACTGGCAATGGTTTTGTCAAGTTTACCAATGCAGCACATGCGAGTGAAGCCGTCAGATTTAACCAATGCCTGTTGAATAATAAAAGTTTGGGTGTAATAAGCGCCACTGAGGAGCAGTGGGTTAACGCTGGTGGAACagtggaaaaaaactctaaaataagGGAGGGTTTCACAAAAGCCATTGCTACAGTACATCACCCGCCAATACATCACCCGCTAATACATCACCCGCCAATACATCACCCGCCAATACATCAGCCACCAATACATCAGCCGCCAATACATCAGCCGCCAATACATCAGCCGCCAATACAACAGCCGCCAATACAACAGcagccattatatatatacatattgaacCTGCCTCCTAACGTTAAAAAAAGTGACATACGAGATCTCTTAGAGGTTCCTCAGTTAGAAGACTTTAACATTTCGATTCTGAAGAGCTCTGCAAAAGGAGAGGGATTTGTAAAGTTGAAGAACGAGTCCCAGTATCAGATGGCTTTATTGGCTCATGGGAAACACTTACATGATTATCGCATATCCATTCTTCCTATTTCGAAAAAAGTCATGTTGGACATAGCTGTCACATATACGGTTACTTCGCTCTCAAAAGACATGTCTGCCGTCCCATGTCCACAGCGGTGTATTCATATGAAAGACTTGTTTCCTGCAGCCACAAAGCAACACATTCAGGAGTTCTTTGATGGATTTCCTATTGAAGAATATGATATATTCTTGAAATATGATAAAACCGGTTACTTTTCTGGAGAAGCTCTGGTCAGATTTCCTACTGAAAAAGTGGCAAAATGTGCTGCAAGACTGAACAAGGAGTGGTTTATGGGAAAAGAAGTGCTCTTGAACAGTATCACAGAGGACCagataaaagcctttattggggATGCTTCATTTGAGCCTACCTTGGCCAAGCATTAG